The window GCGGCGGCGAACCAGAGCACGGCGCTGCGCTCAGCCTGGCGCAGCGCGGCGACGGCCGCGCGCAGGTGGGAATCGACCGCGGCGGCGGGGAGATCCGGTACGAACTCGGACATGGAGAGTCCTCGCAGGCTCGAGGACGCGGGAGGCGGGGAGGCATGCAATATACTATGAAACGCTGTAGCGGGCAAGCCCATCGCCAGAGAGAAGTCGGCGCCGTTCGCAGGTCTGCCGATCGACTGCCCGATGCTAGCGAGGCGAAGCGGCGGGGTACTCGACCAGCTCGAGCAACACGCCGTGCGTGTCGCGCGGGTGCAGGAAGCAGATGCGCAGGCCCCCGGCTCCGCGGCTGGGCGGCGCGAGCGGGCGGATGCCCCGCTCGGCCAGCGCCGCGAGCGCGGCGTCGAGGTCGGCCACCTCGAAGGCGGCCTGCTGCAGGCCCTCTCCGCGCTTGTCGAGGAAGCGGGCGATCGGGCTCGCCTCGCCGAGCGGTCCCAGCAGCTCGAGCCGGCAGTTGCCCGCGTCGAGCAGGATCGCCTCCACGCCCTGCTCGGGCAGCGCCTCGCGGGCCAGCTCCACGAAACCGAGCAAGTCCACGTAGCGCCGGCGCGCCGCCTCGAGATCGGCGACGGCCACGCCGATGTGATCCAGGCGCCGGAAGATCCCGGCCGGCAAGGCCTCGGCATAGCGCTTCATGCTCACCTCATCCCTGGGGACGGTACTGCCCGAAGACCCCGCGCAGCACGGCGCAGGTCTCGCCGAGCGTGGCGCCGGCGGCGAGGGCGGCCTTCAGCGGCTCGATCAGCGGCGCCGTGCCACTGGCCGCCTCGCCCAGCCGCGCGAGCGCGGCCTCGACGGCGCGGGCCTCGCGCTGCTCGCGGAAGCGCGCGAGGCGCTCGACCTGGCGGCGCTCGAGCTCGGGATCGAGGCGGAAGGCCGCGGCCGCGGCCACCGTCTCCTCGGCTTCCTGGTAGCAGTTGACGCCGACCAGGGCCTGCTCGCCGGCCTCGATCGCCCTCTGCGTGCGGTAGGCGGCCTCGCCGATGCGCTTCCTCTGGAAGCCAGCCTCGATGGCGCGCGCGGCGCCGCCGAGGGACTCGACCTCGTCGATCAGCGTCCAGGCCTCCTCCTCGAGGTCGCGCGTCCAGCGCTCCACTAGATAGCTCCCTGCCAATGGATCGACAGAGTCGGCAACTCCGCTCTCGGCGGCGATCACCTGCTGCGTGCGCAGGGCGAGGCGCGCGCTCGCCTCGCTGGGCAGGGCGAGCGCCTCGTCGTAGCTGTTCGTGTGCAGGCTCTGCGTGCCGCCGAGCACGGCGGCGAGCGCCTGCAGCGTCACGCGCACGACGTTGTTCAGCGGCTGCTGCGCCGTGAGCGTGCTGCCGGCCGTCTGGCTGTGGAAGCGCAGCTTCGTGAGCTCGGGCTCCCGCACGCCGAAGCGCTCGGCGACCAGGCGCACCCAGAGCCGGCGCGCGGCGCGGAACTTGGCGACCTCCTCGAGCAGGTTGTTGTGCACGTTGAAGAAGAAGGAAAGCCGCGGCAGGAAGCGCCCGAAGGGCAGGCCGGCCGCCTGGGCGGCGCGCAGGTACTCGGCGGCGTTGGCGAAGGTGAAGCCCAGCTCCTGCGCCGCGGTCGCGCCCGCCTCGCGGATGTGGTAGCCGCTGATCGAGATCGTGTTCCACTGCGGCGCGTTGGCCGCGCACCAGGCGAAGGTGTCGGTGATGAGCCTCAGGCTCGGCCCCGGCGGATAGATGTAGGTGCCGCGGGCGATGTACTCCTTGAGGATGTCGTTCTGGATCGTGCCCTTGAGCTGCGCGGCCGGCACGCCCGCGCTCTCGGCGACGAGCGCGTAGAAGAGCAGCAGCTGCGCGGCGGGGGCGTTGATCGTCATCGAGCAGCTGACGGCGGCGGTGTCGATGCCGGCGAGCAGCTCGGCCATGTCCTCGCGGGTGCTGATCGCGACGCCGACGCGGCCGACCTCGCCGGCGGCGAGCGGGTGGTCGGCGTCGTAGCCCATCTGCGTGGGCAGGTCGAAGGCGGTGGACAGGCCAGTCTGGCCGCGCGCGAGCAGGTAGCGGAAGCGCGCGTTGGTCTCGGCGGCCGAGCCGAAGCCGGCGTACTGGCGCATCGTCCAGAGGCGGCCGCGGTACTGGTTGGGCTGCACGCCGCGCGTGAAGGGCGCCTCGCCGGGCAGGCCCAGCTCGCGGACGGGATCGAAGTTCGCGAGGTCGTCGGGTCCGTAGACCGCCGCCACGGGACGGCCCGAGGGCGTCTCGAAGCGCGGGCGCCGCTCGGCGCCCTGGGCGAGATGGCGGGCCAGGGTTTCCCGCTGCCAGCGCGCGCGGGCCTCGCCGTAGTCCTTGCTCACTCGGCCTCCTGGACGACGCGGGCGAGCACGGCGCCCGTCTCGACGAGCTGGCCGGGCTCGACGAGCAGCTCCCGCAGGCGCCCGTCCAGCTCGCTGGCCAGCTCGTTCTGCATCTTCATCGCCTCGAGGATGACCAGGCCCTGGCCGCGCGCCACCCGCTCGCCGGCGGCGGCGAGCGCGCGCACGACGATGCCCGGCATCGGCGCCCTGAGCTCGAAGATGCCGCTTTGCCGGGCGGCGGCGGTCACCTGCTCGGCCACCGCCTCCAGTTCGTCGCGCACGCTGAGGGCGATCTGCTCGCCGATCGCGCCGACGACGAAGCGGCCGCTCTCCCAGTCGGTCTCGATCAGGTCGACGAGGTAGCTGTGGTCGCCGACGATCAGCGAGAGGAGTTCGTCCTTCTCGAGGACGATCTGCTCGACTAGATGCTCCGCCTCGCCTACCGTTATAGCCCAGCGCGCGCCTCGCGCCTCGACGCTGACTTCTTTCGTCTCACCCTCGGCACCCAGGCGGACGAGATAGCGGGCCCCGCTCATGCCTGCCCCCGGCGCGCCACGGCTTCGCGCCGTGCCGTGTGCCGCCACCGGCTGGGCTGGCCGTCGCGCGCGGCGGCCTCGTCGAAGTTCAAGCGCCGCGCGTGCTGGTGGTAGGCGAGCACCGCCGCGAGCACGGCGACCGCCGGCACCCGCGGGTCGTGGTTGATCTCCTCGCTGCGGAAGTGCTCGTCGATGAAGTGCGTGTCGAAGTCGCCGGCCGCGAAGCGCGGCTGGCGCAGGAGCCACTGGTGGAAGGGGATGTTCGTCTTGATGCCCGCGATGACGAACTCCTGGAAGGCCTGCCGCGCGCGGGCGATCGTGTCGGCACGGTCCTCGCCCGAGATGACGAGCTTGCTGAGCAGGGGATCGTAGTAGACGGGCACCTCGTACTTCTCGTAGATGCCGCTGTCGTGGCGCACGCCCGGCCCGGCCGGCGCGCGCAGGCGCTGGATCTTGCCGGTCGAGGGCAGGAAGCCGCGCTCGGGGTCCTCGGCGTAGATGCGAAACTCCATCGCCCAGCCGCGGCGCGCGACCTGCGCCTGGGTGAGCGGCAGTGGTTCGCCGGCCGCGACCTGGAACTGCAGCCCCACGAGGTCGAGCCCCGTGATCAGTTCCGTCACCGGGTGTTCGACCTGCAGGCGCGTGTTCATCTCGAGGAAGTAGAAGTTGCGCTCGGCGTCGGCGATGAACTCCACCGTGCCGGCGCCCTCGTAGCCCACGGCCTGCGCGGCCTGGACGGCCATGGCGCCCATCGCCTCGCGCATCGCCGGCGTGACGAAGGGGCTCGGGCTCTCCTCGACCACCTTCTGGTGCCGCCGCTGGATCGAGCACTCGCGCTCGCCGAGGTGAATGCAGTGGCCGTGGGCGTCGGCCATCACCTGGATCTCGATGTGACGCGGCCGATCGATGTACTTCTCGACGAAGACCGACTCGTCGGCGAAGGCCTTGCCCGCCTCCTCGCGCGTCGCGTTCAGGGCGGCGGCGAGCTGGTCGGCGCTGCGCACGACGCGCATGCCCTTGCCGCCGCCGCCGGCCGCGGCCTTGAGCATCACCGGGAAGCCGATCGCCTTGGCGAGGCGCGCCGCCTCCTTGGGATCGCTCACCGCGCCCTCGCTGCCGGGGATCACGCGCACGCCGGCCGCGAGCATCAGCGCCCGCGCGCGCAGCTTGTTGCCCATCGCCGCCATCGCGCTGGCGGGCGGGCCGACGAAGACAACGCCGGCCTCGCTCAAGGCCTCGGCGAACGCCGGGTTCTCCGAGAGGAAGCCGTAGCCGGGATGCACGGCGTCGGCGCCCGCCCGGCGCGCCGCCTCCACGAGCTTGTCGATGCGCAGGTAGGTCTCGGCCGAGCTGGTGCCGCCCAGCGGCAGCGCCTGATCGGCGAAGAAGACGTGCGGCGCCTGGCGGTCGGGCTCGCTGTAGACGGCGACCGTCGCGATGCCCAGCTTGCGCGCCGTGCGCATGACGCGCATCGCGATCTCGCCGCGGTTCGCCACCAGGACCTTGCGCAGGGGGGGCATCGGGGCTCCCGGGCTAGAGGGGGATGTTGCCGTGCTTCTTGGGCGGCAGTTGCTGGCGCTTGCCGGCCAGGCTCTGCAGCCCGGCGATCAGCCGCTGCCGCGTCTCGCGGGGCAGGATCACGTCGTCGATGAAGCCCGCCTCGGCGGCGAGATAGGGGTGCGCGAACTGCTCGTTGTAGCGCTGGATCAGCTCGGCGCGCCGGGCGACCGGGTCCGCCGCCTCCGCCAGCTCCTTGCGGTAGAGGATGTTCACCGCCCCCTCGGCGCCCATCACGGCCAGCTCGGCCGTCGGCCAGGCGTAGTTGAGGTCCGCGCGGATGTGCTTGGAGCTCATGACGTCGTAGGCCCCGCCGTAGGCCTTGCGGATCACGATGGTCAGCTTCGGTACGGTGGCCTCGCAGAAGGCGTAGAGCAGCTTCGCGCCGTGCTTGATGATGCCGCCGTACTCCTGGTCGGTGCCGGGCAGGAAGCCGGGCACGTCCTCGAAGGTGATGAGCGGAATGTTGAAGGCGTCGCAGAAGCGCACGAAGCGCGCGCCCTTGAGGCTGGCGGCGATGTCCAGCGCGCCGGCCATGGTGCGCGACTGGTTGGCGACGACGCCCACGCTCTGCCCGCCCAGGCGCGCGAAGCCGACGACGATGTTGCGCGCGTAGTCCTTCTGCACCTGGAAGAAGCTGCCCCGATCCATCACGCGCTCGATGACGTCGACGACGTCGAAGGTGCGCTTGGGGTCGGTGGGGATGATGCGGTCCAGCTCCTCGTCCTGGCGGTCGAAGGGGTCGTCGGTCTCCACGCGCGGCGGATCGTCGAGATTGTTCGAGGGCAGGTAGCTGAGCAGCTTCTTGACCTGGAGCAGGGCGTCCTGGTCGTTGGCGGCCATGAAGTGCGCGACGCCGCTCTTCGCGTTGTGCGTCGCGGCGCCGCCCAGCTCCTCGAAGCTGACCTCCTCGCCCGTGACCATCTTGATCACGTTCGGGCCGGTCACGAACATGTGGCTCGTGCCCTCGACCATCAGGATGAAGTCCGTGATCGCCGGGCTGTAGACCGCCCCGCCCGCGCAGGGGCCCATGATCACGCTGATCTGGGGGATGACGCCGCTGGCCAGCGTGTTGCGCAGGAAGATGTCCGCGTAGCCGCCCAGGGAGTAGACGCCCTCCTGGATGCGCGCGCCGCCCGAGTCGTTGAGGCCGATCACGGGCGCGCCGTTGTCGATCGCCAGGTCCATGAGACGCGCGATCTTGCCCGCATTGGCCTCGCTCATCGTGCCGCCGAAGACCGTGAAGTCCTGGGCGAAGGCGTAGACGAGGCGCCCCGCCACGCGGCCGAAGCCGGCGACGACGCCGTCGCCGACGGGCCTGTTGTCGGCGATCGCCGGGTCCGGCGAGCGGTGCGTGACGAAGACGCCCAGCTCCTGGAAGCTGCCCTTGTCGAAGAGGAGGTGGATGCGCTCGCGGGCGGTCAGGCGCCCGGAGGCGTGCAGCTTGTCGATGCGCTCCTGCCCGCCGCCCAGGCGCGCCTCGTCGCGCTTGGCTTCCAGGCGCTGGAAGAGATCCTCGTGGCCCATCGAAGTCCTTGGGAAAGGGTAAGATGCGCCTCACGGCGCCGGCCGCAGTCTAGCGGCCGCCGCGGGCAGCGTCAAGACGGCCCGGCGACTGGAATTCCGCGCGCGGGCCGAGTATTGTAAGCGCCTCACGCCAACCCCGGGGGTCGCGCATGTGCCGCGTTCTCGCCAGCTTCCTTCTTCTCGC is drawn from bacterium and contains these coding sequences:
- a CDS encoding acyl-CoA carboxylase subunit beta, with translation MGHEDLFQRLEAKRDEARLGGGQERIDKLHASGRLTARERIHLLFDKGSFQELGVFVTHRSPDPAIADNRPVGDGVVAGFGRVAGRLVYAFAQDFTVFGGTMSEANAGKIARLMDLAIDNGAPVIGLNDSGGARIQEGVYSLGGYADIFLRNTLASGVIPQISVIMGPCAGGAVYSPAITDFILMVEGTSHMFVTGPNVIKMVTGEEVSFEELGGAATHNAKSGVAHFMAANDQDALLQVKKLLSYLPSNNLDDPPRVETDDPFDRQDEELDRIIPTDPKRTFDVVDVIERVMDRGSFFQVQKDYARNIVVGFARLGGQSVGVVANQSRTMAGALDIAASLKGARFVRFCDAFNIPLITFEDVPGFLPGTDQEYGGIIKHGAKLLYAFCEATVPKLTIVIRKAYGGAYDVMSSKHIRADLNYAWPTAELAVMGAEGAVNILYRKELAEAADPVARRAELIQRYNEQFAHPYLAAEAGFIDDVILPRETRQRLIAGLQSLAGKRQQLPPKKHGNIPL
- a CDS encoding acetyl-CoA carboxylase biotin carboxylase subunit, whose protein sequence is MPPLRKVLVANRGEIAMRVMRTARKLGIATVAVYSEPDRQAPHVFFADQALPLGGTSSAETYLRIDKLVEAARRAGADAVHPGYGFLSENPAFAEALSEAGVVFVGPPASAMAAMGNKLRARALMLAAGVRVIPGSEGAVSDPKEAARLAKAIGFPVMLKAAAGGGGKGMRVVRSADQLAAALNATREEAGKAFADESVFVEKYIDRPRHIEIQVMADAHGHCIHLGERECSIQRRHQKVVEESPSPFVTPAMREAMGAMAVQAAQAVGYEGAGTVEFIADAERNFYFLEMNTRLQVEHPVTELITGLDLVGLQFQVAAGEPLPLTQAQVARRGWAMEFRIYAEDPERGFLPSTGKIQRLRAPAGPGVRHDSGIYEKYEVPVYYDPLLSKLVISGEDRADTIARARQAFQEFVIAGIKTNIPFHQWLLRQPRFAAGDFDTHFIDEHFRSEEINHDPRVPAVAVLAAVLAYHQHARRLNFDEAAARDGQPSRWRHTARREAVARRGQA
- the mce gene encoding methylmalonyl-CoA epimerase — protein: MKRYAEALPAGIFRRLDHIGVAVADLEAARRRYVDLLGFVELAREALPEQGVEAILLDAGNCRLELLGPLGEASPIARFLDKRGEGLQQAAFEVADLDAALAALAERGIRPLAPPSRGAGGLRICFLHPRDTHGVLLELVEYPAASPR
- a CDS encoding methylmalonyl-CoA mutase, with protein sequence MSKDYGEARARWQRETLARHLAQGAERRPRFETPSGRPVAAVYGPDDLANFDPVRELGLPGEAPFTRGVQPNQYRGRLWTMRQYAGFGSAAETNARFRYLLARGQTGLSTAFDLPTQMGYDADHPLAAGEVGRVGVAISTREDMAELLAGIDTAAVSCSMTINAPAAQLLLFYALVAESAGVPAAQLKGTIQNDILKEYIARGTYIYPPGPSLRLITDTFAWCAANAPQWNTISISGYHIREAGATAAQELGFTFANAAEYLRAAQAAGLPFGRFLPRLSFFFNVHNNLLEEVAKFRAARRLWVRLVAERFGVREPELTKLRFHSQTAGSTLTAQQPLNNVVRVTLQALAAVLGGTQSLHTNSYDEALALPSEASARLALRTQQVIAAESGVADSVDPLAGSYLVERWTRDLEEEAWTLIDEVESLGGAARAIEAGFQRKRIGEAAYRTQRAIEAGEQALVGVNCYQEAEETVAAAAAFRLDPELERRQVERLARFREQREARAVEAALARLGEAASGTAPLIEPLKAALAAGATLGETCAVLRGVFGQYRPQG